A genomic stretch from Enterobacter oligotrophicus includes:
- a CDS encoding alpha/beta hydrolase gives MALEKGIDKLVQDFIAAGRPSSRKQSIDDRRAGYVASTELAGETETRVHVETRVLEGMTIRVFSPLNAPETLPATVYYHGGCFISGGFDTHDNQLRQLAFYSNCRVIAVQYRLAPEHIFPAAHDDAERGAELVWQFAAKLGVDKNRITLCGDSAGAHLALVTSLRLKAKGIWQPAQLILIYPMLDATASFESYTLNGTDYIITHDTLLSGYEMYLAGTNRQHPEASPLWRDDFNGLPPVHIVTAEYDPLCDEGEVLYQYLSEQGVNCTAQRWLGVIHGFFQLGGVSQSARDVMQDIAWRLGAARR, from the coding sequence ATGGCACTGGAAAAGGGTATTGATAAGCTGGTACAGGATTTTATTGCTGCAGGACGACCTTCCTCGCGAAAGCAAAGTATTGATGACCGGAGAGCCGGATATGTAGCCAGCACAGAACTTGCCGGGGAGACAGAAACTCGCGTCCACGTTGAAACGCGTGTTCTCGAGGGCATGACCATTCGGGTATTTTCTCCCCTCAATGCCCCAGAAACGTTACCTGCAACGGTCTATTATCACGGTGGATGCTTCATCAGTGGCGGCTTTGATACTCATGATAACCAGCTCCGTCAACTGGCGTTTTACAGTAACTGCAGGGTAATAGCCGTTCAATACAGGCTGGCACCTGAGCACATCTTCCCTGCCGCGCATGACGATGCAGAGAGAGGCGCGGAGCTGGTCTGGCAATTTGCAGCTAAATTGGGAGTGGATAAAAACCGGATCACTCTCTGCGGAGACAGCGCAGGCGCACATCTGGCACTGGTGACATCGCTGCGGCTCAAAGCGAAAGGTATCTGGCAACCGGCACAGCTGATTCTTATCTACCCTATGCTCGACGCTACGGCCAGTTTTGAAAGTTACACTCTCAACGGCACGGATTACATTATCACCCACGATACCCTGCTCAGCGGGTATGAAATGTATCTCGCAGGCACCAATCGCCAACATCCTGAAGCCAGCCCGCTGTGGCGGGATGATTTTAACGGCCTTCCGCCTGTACACATTGTTACCGCTGAATATGATCCGCTATGCGATGAAGGTGAGGTGTTATATCAGTATCTGTCAGAGCAGGGGGTGAACTGTACGGCTCAACGTTGGCTGGGTGTCATACATGGCTTCTTTCAGCTTGGCGGCGTAAGTCAGTCAGCGAGAGACGTAATGCAGGATATCGCCTGGCGGCTCGGTGCCGCCCGACGATAA
- a CDS encoding ribbon-helix-helix protein, CopG family, translating into MSLLAELDMGRILIDLSDDVIQRLDHLKQLRNQPRAELLREAIEQYLDQQSSLVIRDALGLWGNQQEDGLEYERKLREEW; encoded by the coding sequence ATGAGTCTTTTGGCGGAACTTGATATGGGCAGAATACTGATTGATTTGTCAGATGACGTAATTCAACGGCTTGATCACCTTAAGCAGCTGCGGAACCAGCCGCGTGCCGAATTGCTTCGGGAAGCAATTGAACAATATCTCGACCAGCAGAGTTCGTTGGTTATCCGCGATGCGCTTGGCCTGTGGGGAAACCAGCAGGAAGATGGGCTTGAGTATGAACGTAAGCTGCGTGAGGAGTGGTAA
- a CDS encoding type II toxin-antitoxin system VapC family toxin: MEHMAVFDTNILIDLFNNRVEAADTIDCTASHRAISLITWMEVMVGARRHGHEAKTAAVMGAFEIIDVSRDIAERSVLLRERHGMKLPDAIILATAQSRNCPLISRNTKDFAGIAGVVSPYQL, encoded by the coding sequence ATGGAACACATGGCGGTGTTTGATACCAATATTCTCATCGATCTCTTTAACAATCGTGTTGAAGCTGCGGATACGATTGATTGCACAGCTTCGCATCGGGCCATTAGCCTAATCACATGGATGGAAGTCATGGTAGGTGCGCGCAGACATGGTCATGAAGCGAAAACGGCGGCCGTAATGGGCGCTTTTGAGATTATTGACGTTTCAAGGGATATTGCTGAAAGAAGCGTCTTGCTCCGCGAGAGACACGGGATGAAACTGCCCGATGCCATTATTCTGGCTACTGCTCAGAGCAGAAATTGCCCGCTAATTTCGCGCAACACAAAAGACTTTGCCGGAATCGCAGGGGTCGTCTCTCCCTACCAACTGTAG
- the fdhE gene encoding formate dehydrogenase accessory protein FdhE, translated as MSIRIIPQDELGSSEKRTAEYIPPLLFPRLKNLYNRRAERLRELAENNPLGDFLRFAALVAHAQEVVLYDHPLQMDLTARIKEANAQGKPPLDIHVLPRDKHWHTLLHSLIAELKPEMSGTALAVIENLEKASDQELEEMASALFASDFSQVSSDKAPFIWAALSLYWAQMASLIPGKARAEYGEARQFCPVCGSMPVSSIVQIGTTQGLRYLHCNLCETEWHVVRVKCSNCEQTRDLNYWSLENEDAAVKAESCGDCGTYLKILYQEKDPKVDAVADDLASLILDAKMEQEGFARSSINPFLFPGEGE; from the coding sequence ATGAGTATTCGCATAATCCCGCAAGATGAGCTGGGTTCGAGCGAGAAACGCACGGCGGAATATATTCCGCCGTTGTTATTCCCCAGACTCAAGAACCTCTACAACCGCCGCGCAGAGCGTCTGCGCGAGCTGGCAGAGAACAACCCGCTGGGCGATTTTCTGCGCTTTGCCGCGCTGGTTGCCCATGCGCAGGAAGTGGTGCTGTACGACCACCCGCTGCAAATGGACCTGACCGCGCGCATCAAAGAAGCCAATGCCCAGGGCAAGCCACCGCTGGATATTCACGTGCTGCCGCGTGATAAGCACTGGCACACGCTGCTGCATTCACTGATTGCCGAGCTGAAGCCGGAAATGAGCGGCACCGCGCTGGCGGTCATTGAGAATCTGGAAAAAGCCTCCGATCAGGAGCTGGAAGAGATGGCGAGCGCGCTGTTTGCCTCCGATTTCTCGCAGGTCAGCAGCGATAAAGCGCCGTTTATCTGGGCGGCTCTGTCGCTCTACTGGGCGCAAATGGCAAGCCTGATCCCAGGAAAAGCCCGCGCCGAATACGGCGAAGCACGCCAGTTCTGCCCGGTGTGCGGCTCAATGCCGGTTTCCAGCATCGTACAGATTGGTACCACGCAAGGGCTGCGCTACCTGCACTGCAACCTGTGTGAAACCGAGTGGCACGTGGTGCGCGTGAAGTGCAGCAACTGCGAGCAGACTCGCGATCTCAACTACTGGTCGCTGGAAAATGAAGACGCAGCGGTGAAAGCTGAAAGCTGCGGCGACTGTGGTACATACCTGAAGATTCTGTATCAGGAAAAAGATCCGAAAGTCGACGCCGTGGCTGACGATCTCGCCTCGCTGATTCTCGATGCCAAAATGGAGCAAGAGGGCTTTGCCCGTAGCTCTATCAATCCGTTCCTGTTCCCTGGTGAAGGGGAGTAG
- the fdoI gene encoding formate dehydrogenase cytochrome b556 subunit yields the protein MRKRDTIVRYTAPERINHWVTAFCFMLAAISGLGFFFPSFNWLMQIMGTPQLARILHPFVGVIMFASFIIMFFRYWHHNLINRDDIFWAKNIRKIVVNEEVGDTGRYNFGQKCVFWAAIIFLVLLLVSGVIIWRPYFAPAFSIPVIRFALMLHSFAAVALIVVIMVHIYAALWVKGTITAMVEGWVTSTWAKKHHPRWYREVRQKQEKSSE from the coding sequence ATGAGAAAACGTGACACCATCGTGCGCTACACCGCGCCGGAACGCATCAACCACTGGGTCACCGCCTTCTGCTTCATGCTGGCGGCGATAAGCGGGCTGGGATTCTTCTTCCCGTCCTTCAACTGGCTGATGCAGATCATGGGGACACCACAGCTGGCGCGTATACTGCACCCGTTTGTTGGCGTCATCATGTTCGCGTCGTTCATCATCATGTTTTTCCGATACTGGCACCATAACCTAATCAATCGGGATGATATCTTTTGGGCGAAGAATATTCGTAAGATCGTCGTCAACGAGGAAGTGGGTGATACCGGGCGTTATAACTTCGGCCAGAAATGCGTATTCTGGGCGGCGATTATCTTCCTGGTCCTGTTGCTGGTGAGCGGCGTGATCATCTGGCGTCCGTATTTTGCGCCTGCTTTCTCAATCCCGGTGATCCGATTTGCGCTGATGCTGCATTCATTTGCCGCAGTGGCGTTAATTGTGGTTATCATGGTGCATATTTACGCCGCCCTCTGGGTGAAAGGCACCATTACCGCGATGGTGGAAGGATGGGTAACCAGTACGTGGGCGAAGAAACATCACCCGCGCTGGTACCGTGAAGTCCGCCAGAAACAGGAAAAGTCATCTGAATGA
- the fdxH gene encoding formate dehydrogenase subunit beta — protein MAYQSQDIIRRSATNSFTPAPQARDHQQEVAKLIDVTTCIGCKACQVACSEWNDLRDEVGHNVGVYDNPADLTAKSWTVMRFSEVEQNDKLEWLIRKDGCMHCADPGCLKACPSEGAIIQYANGIVDFQSEQCIGCGYCIAGCPFDVPRLNPEDNRVYKCTLCVDRVNVGQEPACVKTCPTGAIHFGSKEDMKTLAAERVGELKTRGYDNAGLYDPAGVGGTHVMYVLHHADKPNLYHGLPENPEISATVKFWKGIWKPLAAVGFAATFAASIFHYVGVGPNRAEEEDDNLHEEKDEVRK, from the coding sequence ATGGCTTATCAATCTCAAGACATTATCCGTCGTTCCGCGACTAACAGTTTCACGCCCGCACCTCAGGCGCGGGACCACCAGCAGGAAGTGGCGAAGCTCATCGATGTGACCACCTGTATCGGCTGTAAGGCCTGTCAGGTGGCCTGTTCAGAGTGGAACGACCTCCGCGACGAAGTGGGTCACAACGTCGGGGTGTACGACAACCCCGCCGACCTGACCGCTAAGTCCTGGACGGTGATGCGTTTCTCGGAAGTGGAGCAGAACGACAAACTGGAATGGCTTATCCGCAAAGACGGCTGTATGCACTGCGCGGACCCAGGCTGCCTGAAGGCGTGTCCGTCAGAAGGGGCTATCATTCAGTATGCCAACGGCATCGTCGACTTCCAGTCCGAACAGTGCATTGGCTGCGGTTACTGCATCGCGGGCTGTCCGTTCGACGTGCCGCGACTGAACCCGGAAGACAACCGCGTCTACAAATGTACGCTGTGCGTTGACCGTGTAAACGTCGGCCAGGAGCCTGCATGCGTGAAGACCTGCCCAACCGGCGCTATCCACTTTGGTTCTAAAGAGGATATGAAAACGCTGGCGGCAGAGCGCGTGGGCGAGCTGAAAACCCGCGGTTACGACAACGCAGGCCTGTACGATCCGGCCGGAGTTGGCGGTACGCACGTGATGTACGTGCTGCACCACGCCGACAAGCCGAATCTGTATCACGGCCTGCCGGAGAACCCGGAAATCAGCGCCACCGTGAAGTTCTGGAAAGGCATCTGGAAACCGCTGGCAGCGGTTGGTTTTGCTGCCACCTTCGCAGCAAGCATCTTCCACTACGTCGGCGTCGGTCCGAACCGCGCGGAAGAGGAAGACGACAACCTGCATGAAGAGAAAGACGAGGTGCGCAAATGA
- the fdnG gene encoding formate dehydrogenase-N subunit alpha: MQVSRRQFFKICAGGMAGTTAAALGFAPGVALAETRQYKLLRTRETRNTCTYCSVGCGLLMYSLGDGAKNAKASIFHIEGDPDHPVNRGALCPKGAGLVDFIHSESRLKFPEYRAPGSDKWQQISWEEAFDRIAKLIKEDRDANFIAKNAEGVTVNRWLSTGMLCASASSNETGYLTQKFTRALGMLAVDNQARVUHGPTVASLAPTFGRGAMTNHWVDIKNANLIVVMGGNAAEAHPVGFRWAMEAKIHNGAKLIVIDPRFTRTASVADFYTPIRSGTDITFLSGVLLYLMTNEKYNREYTEAYTNASLIVREDYHFEDGLFSGYDAEKRKYDKTSWNYELDEKGFAKRDTTLQHPRCVWNLLKEHVSRYTPEVVENICGTPKADFLKVCELIAETSAKDKTASFLYALGWTQHSIGAQNIRTMAMVQLLLGNMGMAGGGVNALRGHSNIQGLTDLGLLSQSLTGYMNLPSEKQPDLQTYLTASTPKPLLEGQVNYWGNYPKFFVSLMKAFYGDKATAENSWGFDWLPKWDKGYDVLQYFEMMHQGQVNGYICQGFNPVASFPNKNKVVESLSKLKFLVTIDPLNTETSTFWQNHGESNDVDPSKIQTEVFRLPSTCFAEENGSIVNSGRWLQWHWKGADAPGIAMNDGEILSGIFLRLRKMYAAEGGATPEPVLNMTWNYSTPENPSPEEVAMESNGKALADVIDPATGAVLAKKGDQLSTFAHLRDDGTTSSGCWIFAGSWTPKGNQMANRDNADPSGLGNTLGWAWAWPLNRRILYNRASADPQGNPWDPKRQLLKWDGAKWGGVDIPDYSTAAPGSDVGPFIMQPEGMGRLFAIDKMAEGPFPEHYEPFETPLGTNPLHPNVVSNPAARIFKGDFDALGKKDKFPYVGTTYRLTEHFHYWTKHALLNAIAQPEQFVEIGEKLANKLGIAHGDTVKVSSNRGYIKAKAVVTKRIRTLNVHGQQVDTIGIPIHWGYEGVAKKGFIANTLTPFVGDANTQTPEFKAFLVNVEKV, encoded by the coding sequence ATGCAGGTCAGCAGAAGGCAGTTCTTTAAGATCTGCGCTGGCGGTATGGCAGGCACCACGGCGGCGGCACTGGGCTTTGCGCCCGGCGTAGCGCTGGCGGAAACGCGGCAGTACAAACTGCTGCGAACCCGCGAAACCCGTAATACCTGTACGTACTGCTCTGTCGGTTGCGGGCTGTTGATGTATAGCCTCGGCGACGGTGCAAAAAACGCCAAAGCGTCTATTTTCCACATCGAAGGCGACCCGGATCATCCGGTCAACCGTGGTGCCCTGTGTCCTAAAGGGGCCGGTCTGGTGGACTTTATCCACTCCGAAAGCCGCCTGAAATTCCCGGAATACCGCGCGCCAGGCTCCGACAAATGGCAGCAAATCAGCTGGGAAGAAGCGTTTGACCGCATCGCTAAACTGATTAAAGAAGACCGCGATGCCAACTTTATTGCGAAGAACGCCGAAGGCGTGACGGTCAACCGCTGGCTCTCCACCGGGATGCTGTGTGCCTCAGCCTCCAGTAACGAAACCGGCTATTTAACCCAGAAATTCACGCGCGCACTCGGTATGCTCGCGGTCGACAACCAGGCGCGTGTCTGACACGGACCAACGGTAGCAAGTCTTGCTCCAACATTTGGTCGCGGTGCGATGACCAATCACTGGGTCGACATCAAAAACGCCAACCTTATTGTGGTGATGGGCGGTAACGCCGCTGAAGCGCACCCTGTCGGGTTCCGCTGGGCGATGGAAGCCAAAATCCACAACGGTGCGAAACTGATTGTGATCGATCCCCGCTTTACGCGTACTGCGTCGGTGGCGGATTTCTACACCCCTATTCGTTCAGGTACTGACATCACTTTCCTGTCAGGCGTATTGCTGTACCTGATGACCAACGAAAAATATAACCGTGAGTACACCGAAGCCTATACCAACGCCAGCCTGATCGTGCGTGAGGATTACCACTTCGAAGATGGCCTGTTCAGCGGTTACGACGCCGAAAAACGCAAGTATGACAAAACCAGCTGGAACTACGAGCTGGATGAGAAAGGCTTTGCGAAGCGCGACACCACCCTGCAACACCCGCGCTGCGTGTGGAACCTGCTGAAAGAGCACGTTTCCCGCTACACGCCGGAGGTTGTGGAAAACATCTGTGGTACGCCGAAGGCGGACTTCCTGAAAGTCTGCGAGCTTATCGCCGAAACCAGCGCTAAAGATAAAACCGCGTCGTTCCTGTATGCACTCGGCTGGACGCAGCACTCCATCGGCGCGCAGAACATCCGTACCATGGCGATGGTTCAGCTGCTGCTCGGCAACATGGGGATGGCAGGCGGCGGCGTGAACGCCCTGCGCGGCCACTCCAACATTCAGGGTCTGACCGACCTCGGCCTGCTGTCTCAGAGCCTGACGGGTTATATGAACCTGCCAAGCGAGAAACAACCAGACCTGCAAACCTACCTGACGGCCAGCACGCCAAAACCGCTGCTTGAAGGCCAGGTGAACTACTGGGGCAACTATCCGAAGTTCTTCGTCTCGCTGATGAAAGCGTTCTACGGTGACAAAGCGACGGCGGAAAACAGCTGGGGCTTTGACTGGCTGCCGAAGTGGGACAAAGGTTACGACGTTCTGCAGTACTTCGAGATGATGCACCAGGGCCAGGTCAACGGCTATATCTGCCAGGGCTTTAACCCGGTTGCCTCGTTCCCGAACAAGAACAAGGTTGTTGAATCGCTGTCAAAACTGAAGTTCCTGGTGACGATTGACCCGCTCAACACCGAGACCTCGACTTTCTGGCAGAACCACGGTGAGTCGAACGACGTCGATCCATCGAAGATTCAGACCGAAGTATTCCGCCTGCCGTCCACCTGCTTCGCGGAAGAGAACGGTTCTATCGTTAACTCCGGCCGCTGGCTGCAGTGGCACTGGAAAGGCGCGGACGCACCAGGTATCGCTATGAACGACGGCGAAATCCTGTCCGGTATCTTCTTACGCCTGCGTAAGATGTACGCGGCAGAAGGCGGCGCGACCCCGGAACCGGTGCTGAACATGACCTGGAACTACTCGACGCCGGAAAACCCATCTCCGGAAGAAGTGGCGATGGAGAGCAACGGTAAGGCACTGGCGGACGTTATCGACCCGGCTACCGGTGCTGTTCTGGCGAAGAAAGGCGATCAGCTCAGTACCTTCGCACACCTGCGTGATGACGGTACGACTTCCAGCGGCTGCTGGATCTTTGCCGGTAGCTGGACGCCGAAAGGCAACCAGATGGCCAACCGCGATAATGCCGATCCGTCAGGTCTCGGCAATACGCTCGGCTGGGCATGGGCATGGCCGCTGAACCGTCGCATCCTCTATAACCGTGCGTCTGCTGACCCGCAGGGCAACCCGTGGGACCCGAAACGTCAGTTGCTGAAATGGGACGGCGCGAAATGGGGCGGCGTGGATATTCCGGACTACAGCACTGCCGCACCAGGCAGCGATGTCGGGCCGTTTATCATGCAGCCTGAAGGGATGGGACGCCTGTTTGCTATCGATAAGATGGCGGAAGGTCCGTTCCCGGAACACTACGAGCCGTTTGAGACGCCGCTGGGCACCAACCCGCTGCACCCGAACGTGGTCTCTAACCCGGCAGCCCGTATCTTTAAGGGCGATTTTGATGCGCTGGGCAAAAAGGACAAGTTCCCGTACGTGGGCACCACTTACCGTCTGACCGAGCACTTCCACTACTGGACCAAGCACGCGCTGCTTAACGCCATCGCGCAGCCGGAGCAGTTTGTGGAGATCGGCGAGAAGCTGGCGAATAAACTCGGCATCGCCCATGGCGATACCGTGAAGGTCTCCTCTAACCGTGGCTACATTAAAGCCAAGGCGGTGGTGACCAAGCGTATTCGCACGCTGAACGTTCACGGTCAGCAGGTGGATACCATCGGTATTCCGATCCACTGGGGTTACGAGGGCGTGGCGAAGAAAGGGTTCATTGCGAACACCCTGACGCCGTTCGTCGGTGATGCGAATACGCAGACGCCGGAGTTCAAGGCCTTCCTCGTGAACGTGGAAAAGGTGTAA
- the fdhD gene encoding formate dehydrogenase accessory sulfurtransferase FdhD, which yields MSKQNRATCSSPLPAGIVELTVHRPPHITHATPDFLAEEVPVALVYNGISHVVMMASPKDLEFFAIGFSLSEGIIEHPQEIYGIDVVQACNGLEVQIELSSRRFMGLKERRRALAGRTGCGVCGVEQLNDIGKPIVPLPFTQTFDLAYLDRALEHLNDVQPIGQLSGCTHAAAWVLPSGDIAGGHEDVGRHVALDKLLGRRARESDVWQQGAALVSSRASYEMVQKSAMCGVEILFAVSAATTLAVEVAERCNLTLVGFCKPGRATIYTHPQRVIINQ from the coding sequence GTGTCTAAACAAAACCGTGCTACCTGCTCGTCGCCACTGCCTGCGGGCATCGTGGAACTGACGGTACACAGACCGCCTCACATTACCCATGCCACGCCGGATTTTCTGGCGGAAGAAGTCCCTGTTGCCCTGGTTTATAACGGCATCTCGCACGTGGTGATGATGGCCTCGCCAAAAGACCTTGAGTTTTTTGCCATTGGCTTTTCCCTGTCGGAAGGCATCATCGAGCATCCGCAAGAGATCTACGGCATAGACGTGGTTCAGGCATGCAACGGTCTTGAAGTGCAAATTGAACTCTCAAGCCGCCGCTTTATGGGGCTGAAAGAGCGTCGCCGCGCGCTGGCCGGACGTACCGGCTGCGGCGTGTGTGGCGTTGAGCAGCTCAACGATATTGGCAAACCTATTGTGCCGCTGCCGTTTACCCAAACGTTCGACCTGGCGTATCTCGATCGGGCGCTTGAGCATTTGAACGATGTTCAACCCATTGGCCAGTTGAGCGGCTGTACGCACGCTGCGGCGTGGGTGTTGCCGTCAGGGGATATTGCGGGCGGTCATGAAGATGTTGGTCGTCATGTCGCGCTGGATAAGCTGCTCGGTCGCCGTGCGCGTGAAAGTGACGTCTGGCAGCAGGGGGCGGCATTAGTCTCCAGTCGCGCCAGCTACGAGATGGTACAAAAATCAGCGATGTGTGGCGTAGAAATCCTGTTCGCGGTGTCGGCGGCAACCACGCTGGCGGTGGAAGTAGCAGAGCGCTGTAACCTGACGCTGGTGGGATTCTGCAAGCCGGGAAGGGCAACTATCTATACTCATCCTCAGCGCGTAATTATTAATCAGTAA
- a CDS encoding DUF1471 domain-containing protein — translation MKSIKTFVAVIAMAASFGSFAAQTVTASASTLDGAEAKIAAQAQEAGASSYKITQAFSGNRVHMTAELNK, via the coding sequence ATGAAAAGCATCAAAACTTTTGTCGCTGTAATCGCTATGGCTGCTTCTTTCGGTTCTTTCGCTGCACAAACTGTGACTGCGAGCGCCTCTACTCTTGATGGTGCAGAAGCCAAAATCGCTGCACAGGCCCAGGAAGCGGGTGCGTCATCTTACAAAATTACTCAGGCGTTCTCCGGTAACCGCGTACACATGACCGCTGAACTGAACAAGTAA
- a CDS encoding DUF1120 domain-containing protein: MNAMFKKGMLASALAVMASSAMAASSVDIQVTGKIVPSSCTPAFISGGGIADYGTIRVASLNPTSATPLADVKIIPISITCEEATRVAVTFNDAHADSGPTQILPIEFIDTEFGREAYQTAGLGMYNGKKIGAYSLGIQLTKGAVTNDAGDELYPTASLNNGASWQTTGGERYLKVKTDKSELYSFSDTLGGTPVAQTKVNFNVGVAAVINPTNDLNITDEATLDGLTNVELVYL, translated from the coding sequence ATGAACGCGATGTTTAAAAAAGGAATGCTGGCGTCCGCACTGGCTGTCATGGCGTCCTCTGCTATGGCGGCTTCCAGTGTAGATATTCAGGTGACCGGTAAAATCGTCCCCTCTTCCTGTACGCCTGCATTTATTAGCGGTGGTGGTATTGCCGATTATGGCACGATAAGAGTGGCTTCACTGAATCCCACTTCGGCTACACCATTGGCAGATGTTAAAATTATTCCTATTTCCATTACCTGCGAAGAGGCCACTCGCGTTGCAGTAACGTTTAATGATGCCCATGCAGACTCAGGACCAACTCAAATTTTGCCGATAGAATTTATTGATACGGAATTTGGGCGGGAGGCGTACCAAACCGCAGGGCTGGGTATGTACAATGGTAAGAAAATTGGTGCCTATTCATTAGGGATTCAGCTTACGAAAGGCGCTGTCACGAACGACGCTGGCGATGAACTGTATCCTACCGCATCGCTCAATAACGGAGCATCGTGGCAAACAACAGGAGGAGAGCGCTATTTAAAAGTTAAAACAGACAAAAGCGAATTATATTCCTTCAGTGACACTTTGGGCGGCACGCCTGTCGCACAAACAAAGGTTAACTTTAACGTAGGTGTCGCTGCGGTGATTAACCCAACTAACGATTTAAATATCACGGATGAAGCCACGCTGGACGGCTTAACCAACGTTGAGCTGGTTTATCTGTAA
- a CDS encoding fimbria/pilus chaperone family protein — translation MLLLKRTLICACLLASFNGMAAGMVPDTSLLIVNEDEQGASMDVKNTDAEAQLLYTKIIDLPDDPKPGLIVTQPVVRVDAGKTQRVRFVLKSSTEPLKVEHFKRVIFTAIPQREKNKIKVVFSQNLPVIIHPTGLAVNIEPWKDLTWQIKNGNVTVENNTPYVVRMEQKVKLLPSGSFAKLDKSYILPGEKMTASASNKFSSTEKQVEIYPATRYGYKAKSYIVELK, via the coding sequence ATGCTGCTTTTAAAGAGAACGCTGATCTGTGCCTGCCTGCTGGCCTCATTCAACGGTATGGCTGCCGGAATGGTGCCGGATACCTCGCTGCTTATTGTCAATGAAGACGAGCAGGGGGCAAGTATGGATGTCAAAAACACCGATGCTGAAGCACAGCTGCTTTACACTAAAATTATTGATCTCCCGGACGACCCAAAACCGGGCCTGATTGTCACGCAGCCGGTTGTGCGCGTAGATGCGGGTAAAACCCAGCGCGTGCGTTTTGTACTGAAAAGCAGCACTGAGCCGCTGAAGGTGGAACATTTCAAGCGCGTTATCTTTACCGCCATCCCACAGCGCGAAAAGAACAAAATTAAAGTGGTGTTTAGTCAGAATCTTCCCGTTATTATTCATCCCACCGGGTTGGCGGTAAATATTGAGCCCTGGAAGGATCTCACCTGGCAGATTAAAAATGGCAACGTCACGGTAGAGAATAATACACCTTATGTTGTTCGGATGGAGCAAAAGGTGAAGTTATTGCCTTCAGGCTCTTTTGCGAAACTCGATAAGTCCTATATTCTTCCGGGCGAAAAAATGACAGCCAGCGCCAGCAATAAATTCTCTTCCACAGAGAAACAGGTCGAGATATACCCTGCGACTCGCTATGGATATAAAGCGAAAAGCTATATTGTCGAGCTGAAATAA